The Croceibacterium sp. TMG7-5b_MA50 genome segment GCGGCTAACCCCGGCGTGCCGGCCAGCAGGCCCAGTTCGACAATCGCCAGCGTCCGCCCATCCAGCCCCAGCAGCGCGGCGGCGGGCAGGGTCGCCAGCATCAAGGGCGGCCCGATGCTGAGCCAGTGGGCCAGCAGGCGAGAGGCGATCACCGCCTCCTCGCTGAGGCCGCGCAGGGTCCATTGGTCGAAGAAGCCAGTGTGGTAGTCAGGCGCGAGCAGGCGATCCAGCGGCAGGATGGCGGCGAGCAGCGCGGCGACCCAGACGATCCCCCCGCCGCTCCGCGCCAGCAGATCCGGATCCGGCCCCACGGCAAAGGGGTACAGCATGGCGACCGCCAGGAAGAACAGCAGCGGCAGCAACGTGCCGCCCCGCCGCCCCGGCAGCAGCGCTGCCAGATCGCGCCTCAGCAGTGTCCACAACATGCTCATGACGGGTGTGCCCGCAGGTCGAGCACGGTGGCGCCCGGCAGGGCGATGGGCTGGTGGCTGGCCAGCAGCACGGCGCCACCGGCCATGCGGAACTCCGCCACCAGCTCCTCCACCAGCGCAACGCCACTCGTGTCGAGGCCGTTCAGCGGCTCGTCCAGCAGCCAGATATCCGCGCCTTGACCTATCAGGCGCGCCAGCCCGGCACGCTTGCGTTGCCCGGTGGAAAGATACCGCACCGGCACTTCGGCGAGCGCATCGAGCCCGAGCCGCTCCAACGGCATGACCCCCCGATCAAGCCGCCGCCAGAAACCGAGAGCGCGGCCGAGCGGCTGATCCTCGTCCAGCGCGACAGCGGCGTCCAGCAACGCGATCGAGCCGCGCCGCTCCACGATACCGACGAAGGGGCGCAGCAGGCCGGCGACGATCCGCAACAGGCTGGTCTTGCCGATGCCGTTGGGGCCGGCGAGCTGCAATGCCTGCCCGGGATGCACGGCCAGGTCCACCGGACCCCACAGCAGGCGGTCACCCCGGCGGCATACCAGCCCGTGCCCTGTGATCCCGCCCTGCATCGGCAGCGGGGATAAGCGATCCGTCGCCGGCCGCCAAATGTTCATCGCGCGTCTTGCCTGCAACGCTATGATCATGGACGCAAGGAGCCTGTCCATGATCCGCCAAGCCGCCATTGCCTGCCTGCTGCTCGCCGCCTGTACCGGGGAGGCCGACAATCGCCTGCCGGGCGGCGAGGACACGCGCCCCTATGCCGGCATCGCCCCTGCCGAAACGCTGCGCTTCATCGGCACCGAACCGTTCTGGGGCGGGGAGGTCAGCCGGGCGGGCCTGCGCTTCAGCGACATCGATGACCA includes the following:
- the ccmB gene encoding heme exporter protein CcmB; protein product: MLWTLLRRDLAALLPGRRGGTLLPLLFFLAVAMLYPFAVGPDPDLLARSGGGIVWVAALLAAILPLDRLLAPDYHTGFFDQWTLRGLSEEAVIASRLLAHWLSIGPPLMLATLPAAALLGLDGRTLAIVELGLLAGTPGLAATGVLIAALTLGLRSGGTALAGLLLIPLAVPLLVFGAGALATGDGSGIAQSGLALCGAVSLGLVALTPFAAGAAVRAARDF
- the ccmA gene encoding heme ABC exporter ATP-binding protein CcmA is translated as MNIWRPATDRLSPLPMQGGITGHGLVCRRGDRLLWGPVDLAVHPGQALQLAGPNGIGKTSLLRIVAGLLRPFVGIVERRGSIALLDAAVALDEDQPLGRALGFWRRLDRGVMPLERLGLDALAEVPVRYLSTGQRKRAGLARLIGQGADIWLLDEPLNGLDTSGVALVEELVAEFRMAGGAVLLASHQPIALPGATVLDLRAHPS